The following are encoded together in the Bradyrhizobium algeriense genome:
- a CDS encoding FecR domain-containing protein, producing the protein MSRQLSYALALLACGTTVGATEVFAGPPELTQLAQAQTEPSQPAAPATTDSATPNATTADAPEEPVGNVATVTGSASVIRNDKTTPLKVKDDIYLNDVVQTGANSALGITFIDATTFNLKASTKITIDNYVYEDGGKSNAAIFDVAKGTAAFVAASVAKTGDMKITTPTATLGIRGTTGLVEVPEGAAANNPNNVAVKLYPDADGRVGRIEVNDRAGARLGFLTQGASGFTIRPGSGGVRFAAVPLAIPQAVMLRDQGFVRQLHSVQNVGRQVVFQQREFRRANPTFVNPNRPIRQFQPGQQRQNGLPGQVRPGQQQQPGQLNRPGQPRQNGLPGQPGQPPLPAVPNRQGQNQGQNQGQQPDRLNRPGQPQQPGQLNRPGQQQQPGAPNRQGQQQPGSPNQPSTPPRAGQPSRPGLPAQPGVPPRAGQPSRSDLPPQPGLPPRAGQPQQPSAPAQSAPQGRPGLPNRYGVPGLQRAPGVQGAPAIQRPGLPAAPRRPATAPQRSKPLPKELR; encoded by the coding sequence ATGTCGCGCCAACTTTCCTACGCGCTTGCGCTGCTGGCCTGCGGCACGACGGTGGGCGCGACGGAAGTTTTCGCAGGCCCGCCCGAGCTGACGCAACTGGCGCAGGCACAGACCGAGCCTTCGCAGCCGGCCGCACCGGCGACGACCGATTCCGCCACGCCTAACGCGACCACAGCGGACGCGCCCGAGGAGCCGGTCGGCAACGTCGCCACCGTGACCGGCAGCGCCAGCGTGATCCGCAACGACAAGACCACGCCGCTCAAGGTCAAGGACGACATCTATCTCAACGACGTGGTGCAGACTGGAGCGAATTCCGCGCTCGGCATCACCTTCATCGACGCCACCACCTTTAATCTCAAGGCGAGCACGAAGATCACCATCGACAATTACGTCTATGAGGACGGCGGCAAGAGCAACGCGGCGATCTTCGACGTCGCCAAGGGCACCGCCGCATTCGTCGCCGCCTCGGTGGCAAAAACCGGCGACATGAAGATCACGACGCCGACGGCAACGCTGGGCATTCGCGGCACCACCGGCCTCGTCGAAGTGCCGGAGGGCGCTGCCGCCAACAATCCGAACAACGTCGCGGTCAAGCTTTATCCCGACGCCGACGGGCGCGTCGGCCGCATCGAGGTCAACGACCGCGCCGGCGCGCGGCTCGGCTTTCTCACGCAAGGCGCGAGCGGCTTCACCATCCGGCCAGGTAGCGGCGGCGTGCGCTTCGCAGCGGTGCCGCTGGCGATTCCGCAAGCGGTGATGCTGCGCGACCAGGGCTTTGTGCGTCAGCTTCACTCGGTGCAGAATGTCGGCCGGCAGGTCGTGTTCCAGCAGCGCGAATTCCGCCGCGCCAATCCCACCTTCGTCAATCCGAACCGGCCGATCCGGCAATTCCAGCCTGGCCAGCAGCGGCAGAATGGCCTGCCTGGACAAGTCAGGCCCGGACAACAACAGCAGCCCGGTCAGTTGAACCGTCCCGGCCAGCCGCGACAGAACGGCCTGCCGGGGCAACCCGGTCAGCCGCCGCTGCCGGCCGTACCGAACCGCCAAGGACAGAACCAGGGACAGAACCAAGGACAGCAGCCTGATCGGCTCAATCGTCCTGGACAGCCGCAACAGCCGGGTCAATTGAACCGGCCCGGTCAGCAGCAACAGCCAGGCGCGCCGAACCGCCAGGGACAACAGCAGCCAGGCTCACCCAATCAACCCAGCACGCCGCCGCGGGCCGGACAACCGTCACGCCCCGGTCTGCCGGCACAGCCCGGAGTGCCGCCGCGTGCGGGACAGCCGTCACGATCCGATCTGCCACCGCAACCCGGCCTGCCACCGCGCGCAGGCCAACCGCAACAGCCCTCAGCGCCTGCGCAATCCGCACCACAGGGGCGGCCGGGATTGCCTAACCGGTACGGCGTGCCCGGACTGCAGCGCGCGCCCGGCGTTCAGGGCGCGCCCGCCATACAGCGCCCGGGACTGCCCGCCGCGCCGAGGCGGCCAGCCACCGCGCCGCAACGAAGCAAGCCGCTGCCAAAGGAATTGCGGTAG
- a CDS encoding DNA helicase, with the protein MKLSAPLYHLKRKAKLLSRAENIPLHEALDRVARQEGFSGWSLLAAKVTATAPTEKLFARLAPGDLVLVGARPGQGKTLMSLELAVQAMKSGSRGVFFTLEYTEKDMLDRFRAIGVAREDFAGLFEFDSSDEISSDYIVKRLAGAPRGTLVVVDYLQLLDQKRENPELMVQVRTLQSFARDRGLIFVFISQIDRSYDPLKKPCPDLEDVRLPNPLDLSLFTKTCFLNNGEVQFRAAS; encoded by the coding sequence ATGAAGCTTTCTGCGCCCCTTTATCACTTGAAGCGTAAGGCCAAACTTCTATCCCGTGCAGAAAATATCCCGCTGCACGAGGCGCTCGACCGCGTTGCCAGGCAAGAGGGTTTTAGCGGCTGGAGTTTGCTCGCAGCCAAGGTGACTGCCACCGCACCCACCGAAAAACTGTTTGCGCGGCTGGCTCCCGGCGACCTGGTGCTGGTGGGTGCGCGCCCGGGCCAGGGCAAGACCCTGATGAGCCTTGAACTCGCCGTGCAGGCCATGAAGTCCGGCAGTCGAGGCGTGTTCTTCACGCTGGAGTACACGGAAAAGGACATGCTGGATCGTTTCCGTGCCATCGGCGTGGCGCGCGAGGATTTTGCCGGCCTGTTTGAATTCGACAGCTCCGACGAAATAAGTTCGGATTACATCGTCAAGCGGTTGGCAGGCGCGCCTCGCGGCACCCTGGTGGTCGTTGACTATCTGCAGCTGCTCGACCAGAAGCGCGAGAATCCGGAATTGATGGTTCAGGTTCGCACCCTGCAGTCGTTCGCTCGCGATCGAGGGCTGATCTTCGTCTTTATCTCCCAGATCGATCGCTCATACGATCCGTTGAAGAAACCATGCCCTGATCTGGAAGATGTCAGATTGCCGAATCCGCTGGATCTGAGCCTCTTCACCAAGACATGTTTTCTGAACAACGGCGAGGTTCAGTTCCGGGCGGCAAGCTAG
- a CDS encoding DUF2147 domain-containing protein: MKKLYILAALLMATTSAHAGGITLQINGERVRVEAPRNCNAISCVKITAPGYNGTLGNVDLKGMGSKRKDDDDAVATAPAAPAPAQAAAPQPPAPAVTAVTPAPAPTTVAAATPARTEAAPPAPPPPPAPIATAPAPQPAPVAATAATDPNSPIGIWATEENKGNVRIEECGANLCGYSVNTGARILINMKPQGSKWTGRINDPDSDRNYDSTIALKSSNTLKVQGCAFGGMFCGGQTWKRVS, translated from the coding sequence ATGAAGAAGCTCTACATACTCGCCGCATTGTTGATGGCCACCACCTCGGCGCATGCCGGCGGAATTACGCTCCAGATCAACGGCGAGCGCGTTCGCGTTGAAGCGCCGCGCAACTGCAACGCCATCTCCTGCGTCAAGATCACCGCGCCCGGCTATAACGGCACGCTCGGCAATGTCGATCTCAAGGGCATGGGCTCCAAGCGCAAGGACGACGATGACGCCGTGGCGACCGCGCCGGCGGCACCCGCTCCGGCCCAGGCCGCCGCGCCGCAGCCCCCCGCTCCCGCCGTGACTGCGGTCACGCCCGCGCCCGCTCCAACGACCGTTGCGGCCGCGACACCGGCACGGACCGAAGCTGCACCGCCCGCTCCGCCTCCGCCGCCCGCGCCGATCGCTACCGCGCCCGCGCCCCAGCCGGCCCCGGTGGCCGCAACCGCCGCGACCGATCCAAACTCGCCGATCGGCATCTGGGCGACGGAAGAGAACAAGGGCAACGTGCGCATCGAGGAATGCGGCGCCAATCTGTGCGGCTATTCCGTCAACACCGGCGCAAGGATCCTGATCAACATGAAGCCGCAGGGCAGCAAGTGGACCGGCCGAATTAATGATCCCGACAGCGACCGCAACTACGACTCGACGATCGCGCTGAAGAGCAGCAATACGCTCAAGGTCCAGGGCTGCGCCTTCGGCGGCATGTTCTGCGGCGGCCAGACCTGGAAACGCGTGAGCTGA
- a CDS encoding DUF2147 domain-containing protein codes for MKRFCFLAVLITLSSSAYAAGISFNVGRHRVQIESSRHCRSVSCARMSISRNLDWRRKRDRYDDERDAAVPAKPVPSAPQTVAPTAPQTISPPAPPAITAPAKTIVAVPPPAVYTVAASRGQIVDAPPPPPPPAPPPVQQVSIPVPPPPQAAQPVETAQPAPQVERVAHRAEEEPSDSPDSPIGDWQTEGKGTVRIAKCGNALCGFVLGSSNEKGEAILINMKPKTDRQWTGGVYSQGSGETYYGTISMKGTNTLRVEACALGRFYCSGNNWSRITRRADSLVTSWQTLSGQRS; via the coding sequence ATGAAACGATTTTGTTTTCTCGCCGTGCTGATCACGCTCAGTTCTTCGGCCTATGCCGCCGGGATTTCATTCAACGTCGGCCGCCATCGGGTGCAGATCGAATCCTCCAGGCATTGCCGTTCGGTCTCGTGTGCCAGGATGTCGATCTCCAGAAACCTCGACTGGCGCCGCAAGCGTGACCGCTACGACGATGAGCGCGACGCGGCCGTACCGGCGAAGCCGGTGCCGTCCGCGCCGCAGACGGTCGCGCCAACTGCGCCGCAGACGATTTCGCCGCCCGCACCGCCGGCGATCACGGCGCCGGCCAAGACCATCGTTGCCGTGCCGCCGCCGGCCGTTTACACGGTGGCCGCATCGAGAGGCCAGATCGTCGATGCGCCTCCGCCACCTCCGCCGCCAGCACCGCCACCCGTTCAACAGGTTTCGATTCCGGTGCCGCCGCCCCCGCAGGCCGCGCAACCGGTCGAGACCGCGCAGCCTGCGCCGCAGGTCGAGCGCGTCGCGCATCGGGCCGAGGAAGAGCCGTCTGATTCTCCTGATTCTCCGATCGGCGATTGGCAGACCGAAGGCAAGGGAACGGTGCGGATCGCCAAGTGCGGCAATGCGCTGTGCGGCTTTGTGCTCGGTTCATCGAACGAGAAGGGCGAAGCGATCCTGATCAACATGAAGCCGAAAACGGACAGGCAATGGACCGGGGGCGTATACAGCCAGGGTTCTGGCGAGACCTATTACGGCACGATATCGATGAAGGGGACCAACACGCTGCGCGTCGAAGCCTGCGCGCTTGGCCGCTTCTACTGCTCCGGCAACAATTGGAGCCGCATCACGCGCCGCGCCGACAGCCTGGTGACGTCATGGCAGACATTGTCCGGGCAGCGCTCTTAG
- a CDS encoding extensin family protein — translation MTRGVRLYLVGSFVLVSLAGCGRGFFQSAEREPWRAEAEVACLKSGAVKESPELVRIDPISGPGVCGAEYPLKVAALGENITSFGFADESLRPPGNIGNQPRWPITRAPAAAQPQGNYQGNYQGNYQGSHSGNYPAPAPRQPTYAAPSNGPISLSAPGVGPQEDDVDLPPEGTPTSRDSGYMAAPSYPPRERYTAPSSTPYPQPSYSPSPATPAAPRLGPAQGNSVSAFGQVSMKPAATLACPIVSALDRWLTDSVQPAAMRWFGARVVEIKQISAYSCRGMNGNPHGHISEHAFGNALDIAAFTLADGRRITVKGGWRGMPEEQGFLRDVQGAACQQFNTVLAPGSNSHHEDHIHVDLMRRASRRTICQPAAVSGDQVAARAGQRNPYGSRDPYSTGSVGAKKSVSRWFRGNSKVNEEDEFEDH, via the coding sequence ATGACGCGCGGAGTTCGTTTGTATCTCGTCGGCTCCTTCGTCCTCGTCTCGCTAGCGGGTTGTGGCCGCGGATTTTTTCAGTCCGCCGAGCGCGAACCGTGGCGCGCCGAGGCCGAAGTCGCTTGCCTGAAGTCCGGCGCGGTCAAGGAGAGCCCGGAATTGGTCCGGATCGACCCGATCTCCGGTCCCGGCGTGTGCGGCGCGGAATATCCGCTGAAAGTGGCGGCGCTCGGCGAAAACATCACCAGCTTCGGCTTTGCCGACGAAAGCCTGCGGCCTCCAGGCAATATCGGCAACCAGCCGCGCTGGCCGATCACGCGCGCGCCGGCGGCGGCTCAGCCCCAAGGAAACTATCAAGGAAACTATCAAGGAAACTATCAGGGAAGCCATTCGGGTAACTATCCGGCTCCGGCACCGCGGCAGCCGACCTATGCCGCGCCGTCGAACGGTCCGATCTCGCTCTCCGCGCCGGGCGTCGGCCCGCAGGAGGATGACGTCGACCTGCCGCCCGAAGGCACGCCGACATCGCGCGACAGCGGCTATATGGCGGCGCCGTCCTATCCGCCGCGCGAGCGCTATACTGCACCTTCTTCCACGCCGTATCCGCAGCCATCCTATTCGCCATCGCCGGCAACGCCGGCCGCGCCGCGGCTCGGGCCGGCGCAGGGCAATTCCGTCAGCGCCTTCGGGCAGGTCTCGATGAAACCGGCGGCGACGCTGGCGTGCCCGATCGTCTCGGCGCTCGACCGCTGGCTCACCGATTCCGTGCAGCCGGCGGCGATGCGCTGGTTCGGCGCGCGCGTCGTCGAGATCAAGCAGATCTCGGCCTATTCGTGCCGCGGCATGAATGGCAATCCGCACGGGCATATTTCCGAGCACGCCTTCGGCAACGCGCTCGACATCGCGGCCTTCACGCTCGCCGACGGCCGTCGCATCACGGTCAAGGGCGGCTGGCGCGGCATGCCCGAAGAGCAGGGCTTTCTGCGCGACGTGCAGGGGGCCGCCTGTCAGCAGTTCAACACCGTGCTGGCCCCGGGCTCGAATTCCCATCACGAGGATCACATCCACGTCGACCTGATGCGCCGTGCCTCCCGCCGCACCATCTGTCAGCCCGCGGCGGTGTCGGGCGATCAGGTCGCCGCGCGCGCCGGGCAGCGTAACCCTTACGGGTCACGCGATCCCTACTCGACCGGATCGGTCGGAGCCAAGAAGTCGGTGTCGCGCTGGTTCAGGGGCAACAGCAAGGTCAACGAGGAAGACGAGTTCGAGGATCATTGA
- a CDS encoding ATP-binding protein, which translates to MSVLFADITGSLALISGQDPESAQAILNPVLEQMIDAVHRYEGTVNRILGDGIMAIFGAPLAHEDHAVRACSAALMMQDAVAKLADRANTPLKIRVGLNSGEVVICAISSELDMEYTVVGEAVHVAARMEQMAEPGTILTTKKTIRLAEEYVTARSLGPLPVKGLAEPEEVYELIGAGPARTRLQAATIRGLTLFVGREAELDKLRHVQQLADTGSGQLAAIIGEAGIGKSRLVYEFTHTSRLPGLLGWLVLESTSLSHERATSYLPVIELLKSYFGIQDRDELDEIRQKVVQKTIALDERLEATLPALLALLDIPVDDQGWQALDPAQRRRRNIDAVKALLLREARKQPVLLIFDDLHWVDNETQELLDALVSAMGSASLMLLVSYRPGYQHNWGSRENYHQIRLSALPRRDTGYLLEALLGEDSGIAPLKRFLIARGGNPFFIEETVRSLVETQYLVGERSRYRLMSPTATIQVPPTVQAILAARIDRLLPGDKNLLQITSVIGREIPFAVLRAMADLTEGALDGALDRLQAAGFLHETRFFPDVEYAFVHAITHEVTYEGLLRTRRRALHARLVDTIETLYRDRIGEHIERLAQHAVRGELPDKAVRYLRQAGLKALSRSALENGRGWFEQALAVLEKLPESKESIELAIDIRFDLRNALHPLGHLDKCLGHLQKVQALAAQLADKRRLGQASSFLCQYYRLMADLGPAIEAGEKAMAIADELDDLRLHIVAAGHLGPALTARGDHHRASQILGAGVERLRDDLAADTMGTTGVLGVFTRVYLISSLVELGEFDRALRVAEEAVEIARAANHVYSLAFSYYGLGTVLALRGEVSRGITVLEQGLELCRSWILPLMLPLLGTSLGHAYRLADRIDEAIVLLEETERESSAMHRMSGLAMTVVRLGEAYLRKLRTADAEQCARRALGLARKHGERGHEAYALRLIAELGVTDAPLLDESETNFLQALRRAEELDLRPLAAQCYLGLGKRYRRIGKQASAEQHFSAGAALFRQLGLQFSLEDHATCNS; encoded by the coding sequence GTGAGCGTGCTGTTCGCAGACATCACGGGCTCACTGGCCCTGATATCCGGCCAGGATCCGGAGAGCGCGCAGGCGATCCTCAATCCTGTGCTCGAGCAGATGATCGATGCCGTCCACCGTTATGAGGGGACCGTCAACAGGATCCTGGGTGACGGCATCATGGCGATCTTTGGCGCGCCGCTCGCCCATGAGGATCACGCCGTGCGCGCCTGTTCCGCCGCCCTGATGATGCAGGACGCCGTGGCCAAACTGGCGGACCGCGCCAATACGCCGCTCAAAATTCGCGTTGGGCTCAACTCGGGCGAAGTTGTCATCTGTGCCATCAGCAGCGAGCTCGACATGGAATACACCGTTGTTGGTGAGGCTGTGCACGTGGCCGCTCGCATGGAGCAGATGGCGGAGCCCGGCACGATCCTGACGACAAAGAAAACCATTCGGTTGGCCGAGGAATACGTCACGGCGCGGTCGCTCGGTCCGCTGCCGGTTAAAGGGCTTGCCGAACCCGAGGAGGTCTATGAGCTCATCGGAGCGGGTCCCGCGCGCACCCGTTTGCAGGCCGCAACGATTCGCGGCCTGACCTTGTTTGTCGGCCGCGAGGCAGAACTCGATAAGCTGCGCCACGTACAGCAACTGGCCGATACGGGGTCGGGCCAATTGGCGGCGATCATCGGCGAGGCCGGCATCGGCAAGTCACGGCTTGTCTATGAGTTCACGCATACAAGCCGGCTGCCTGGCCTGCTTGGCTGGCTCGTGCTTGAGAGCACGTCGCTCTCGCACGAAAGAGCGACCAGCTATTTGCCCGTGATCGAGCTTCTCAAGAGCTACTTTGGAATCCAGGATCGGGACGAGCTTGATGAGATCCGCCAAAAGGTGGTCCAGAAAACCATCGCGCTCGACGAAAGGCTGGAAGCGACGCTTCCCGCGCTATTGGCGTTGCTCGATATCCCCGTTGATGACCAGGGCTGGCAGGCGCTCGATCCAGCTCAGCGTCGGCGTCGCAACATCGACGCCGTAAAGGCTTTGTTGCTGCGGGAAGCGCGCAAGCAGCCGGTCCTCCTGATCTTCGATGACCTCCATTGGGTGGATAACGAAACGCAGGAATTGCTCGATGCCCTGGTGAGCGCCATGGGCTCGGCATCCCTCATGCTGCTCGTCAGTTACCGCCCGGGCTACCAGCACAACTGGGGGAGCAGGGAGAACTACCATCAGATCCGGCTAAGCGCGTTGCCCAGGCGTGACACCGGCTATCTGCTGGAGGCGCTGCTTGGCGAGGATTCCGGCATTGCGCCACTCAAGCGGTTTCTGATCGCGCGGGGTGGCAACCCTTTTTTTATCGAAGAAACCGTCCGCTCTCTGGTGGAAACCCAATATCTCGTCGGCGAACGCAGTCGTTATCGACTGATGAGTCCGACCGCGACCATTCAGGTTCCACCGACTGTCCAGGCCATCTTGGCGGCGCGAATAGATCGCCTTCTTCCCGGTGACAAGAATCTTCTGCAGATCACTTCCGTTATAGGCCGGGAGATTCCGTTTGCCGTGCTCCGGGCGATGGCCGATCTGACGGAAGGCGCTCTGGATGGCGCGCTCGATCGGTTGCAGGCGGCCGGCTTTCTCCATGAGACCAGGTTTTTTCCGGACGTTGAATACGCGTTCGTACACGCGATCACCCACGAGGTGACATACGAGGGCCTGCTGCGGACGCGACGGCGCGCGCTGCACGCGCGACTGGTCGACACTATCGAGACTCTCTATCGGGATCGGATCGGCGAGCACATTGAGCGTCTCGCGCAACATGCGGTTCGCGGGGAGTTGCCGGACAAGGCTGTTCGATACCTGCGACAGGCCGGACTGAAGGCGCTCTCGCGGTCGGCCCTTGAGAACGGGCGAGGCTGGTTCGAACAGGCGCTCGCCGTCCTTGAGAAGCTGCCCGAAAGCAAAGAAAGTATCGAACTTGCTATCGATATTCGCTTCGATCTGCGAAACGCCCTTCACCCCCTGGGCCACCTCGATAAATGCCTGGGGCACCTGCAGAAGGTGCAGGCGCTGGCTGCTCAACTCGCTGACAAACGGCGGCTCGGACAAGCTTCGTCATTCCTGTGCCAGTACTACCGGCTCATGGCGGATCTCGGCCCTGCCATCGAGGCCGGCGAAAAGGCAATGGCTATTGCAGACGAGTTAGACGACTTGCGCCTCCATATAGTGGCTGCCGGACATTTGGGGCCAGCTCTGACTGCAAGAGGGGACCATCATCGCGCGTCACAAATATTGGGCGCGGGCGTTGAGCGTCTCCGAGACGATCTCGCGGCCGACACGATGGGCACAACCGGCGTTCTTGGCGTATTCACGCGCGTATATCTGATTTCCTCGCTTGTCGAACTCGGAGAGTTTGATCGGGCGCTGCGCGTTGCGGAGGAGGCCGTGGAAATTGCCCGAGCCGCCAACCACGTTTACAGCCTTGCGTTCTCCTATTACGGACTCGGCACTGTTCTTGCCCTTCGGGGCGAGGTTTCGCGGGGCATCACGGTCCTCGAGCAGGGCCTTGAGCTTTGCCGCTCGTGGATTCTTCCATTGATGCTGCCGCTGCTCGGCACCTCGCTTGGACACGCTTATCGCCTGGCTGATCGCATCGATGAGGCCATTGTCCTCCTTGAGGAAACGGAACGTGAGTCGAGCGCGATGCACCGCATGAGCGGGCTCGCCATGACGGTGGTCCGGTTGGGTGAAGCTTACCTTCGGAAGCTCCGCACGGCTGACGCCGAGCAATGCGCTCGACGGGCGCTCGGACTTGCGCGCAAACATGGTGAGCGCGGCCACGAAGCTTACGCGCTGCGATTGATCGCCGAACTCGGCGTGACGGACGCGCCTCTCCTCGATGAAAGCGAGACGAATTTTCTCCAGGCCCTCCGAAGGGCCGAGGAGCTCGATCTGCGACCGCTGGCGGCGCAGTGCTATCTCGGGCTTGGAAAACGCTACCGGCGTATTGGCAAGCAGGCGAGCGCGGAGCAGCACTTCAGCGCCGGCGCAGCCCTGTTTCGGCAGCTCGGTCTGCAATTCTCCCTGGAGGATCACGCTACGTGCAACAGCTAG